A stretch of Lysinibacillus agricola DNA encodes these proteins:
- the ytpR gene encoding YtpR family tRNA-binding protein produces the protein MNVFYNKEYVGDVLLVQLATESIVKTEVERAGDIAILKEAQTGEIKAFNLFNASSYIQTDAKGLVEVTPELAAQLEAAIAKNGAEISLDVDFSPKFVVGYVETKDKHPNADKLSICSVNVGEETLQIVCGAPNVEAGQKVVVAKIGAVMPSGMLIKAGNLRGVESYGMLCSARELAIPNAPSEKGILVLPEDAVIGSAFETPTR, from the coding sequence ATGAATGTATTTTACAACAAAGAGTATGTAGGAGATGTATTGTTAGTACAATTAGCAACAGAATCAATCGTGAAAACAGAGGTAGAACGTGCAGGCGATATCGCTATTTTAAAGGAAGCACAGACAGGAGAAATTAAAGCATTTAATTTATTTAATGCTAGCAGCTATATTCAAACTGATGCAAAAGGTCTAGTTGAAGTTACTCCAGAATTAGCAGCTCAGCTAGAGGCAGCTATTGCAAAAAATGGTGCTGAAATTAGCCTTGATGTAGATTTTTCTCCAAAATTTGTAGTGGGCTATGTTGAAACAAAGGACAAGCATCCAAATGCTGATAAACTAAGCATTTGTTCTGTAAACGTAGGTGAGGAGACATTACAAATTGTATGTGGCGCACCAAATGTGGAAGCAGGTCAAAAGGTTGTCGTGGCGAAAATTGGTGCTGTAATGCCTTCTGGAATGCTTATTAAAGCAGGGAATTTGCGAGGTGTTGAATCATACGGTATGTTATGTTCAGCACGTGAATTAGCAATACCAAATGCACCTTCTGAAAAAGGAATTTTAGTTTTACCGGAAGATGCGGTAATTGGTAGTGCGTTTGAAACGCCGACTAGATAA
- a CDS encoding M42 family metallopeptidase, with protein sequence MNEETLQLFKTLTELPGAPGNEHAVRAFMRSELEKYSDEIVQDNLGVFFGVKRSDVADAPKVLVAGHMDEVAFMVTSITDNGMIRFQTLGGWWNQVMLAQRVEIFTKSGAIPGVIASIPPHLLTDAERSKPMDIKNMLIDVGADNKEDAIALGVRPGQSIIPVCPFTPMANPKKIMAKAWDNRYGCGLAIELMKEVKDEKLASHLYSGANVMEEVGLRGAQVSANMIKPDLFFALDASPANDMSGEKNQFGQLGKGALLRILDRTMVTHRGMREFILDTAETNHIPYQYFVSQGGTDAGRVHTANDGVPSAVIGVCSRYIHTSASIIHIDDYAAAKALIVELVKKADRSTLATIHANV encoded by the coding sequence AGGCGCGCCAGGTAATGAACACGCAGTGCGTGCGTTCATGCGTTCTGAGTTGGAAAAGTACTCGGATGAGATCGTTCAGGATAATTTAGGGGTATTTTTCGGTGTGAAGCGTAGTGATGTTGCTGATGCACCAAAAGTTTTGGTTGCTGGTCATATGGATGAAGTGGCATTCATGGTTACTTCAATTACCGATAACGGGATGATCCGCTTTCAAACATTAGGTGGCTGGTGGAATCAGGTTATGCTAGCACAACGCGTTGAAATATTTACTAAAAGTGGTGCGATTCCTGGCGTAATTGCATCAATACCACCACATTTACTAACAGATGCTGAACGTTCTAAACCGATGGATATTAAAAATATGCTAATAGATGTTGGGGCAGACAATAAAGAAGATGCTATTGCACTTGGCGTTCGCCCAGGTCAATCAATTATCCCTGTCTGCCCATTCACACCAATGGCCAATCCGAAAAAAATTATGGCAAAAGCTTGGGATAACCGCTATGGCTGTGGATTGGCAATTGAATTGATGAAAGAAGTAAAGGATGAAAAACTTGCCTCGCATTTATATTCAGGTGCGAATGTAATGGAAGAGGTTGGTCTACGTGGTGCTCAAGTGTCCGCGAATATGATTAAACCAGATTTATTCTTTGCTCTAGATGCTTCACCTGCAAATGATATGTCAGGAGAAAAAAATCAGTTTGGTCAGCTTGGAAAAGGTGCCTTATTACGTATTTTAGACCGCACAATGGTCACGCATCGAGGCATGCGAGAGTTCATCTTAGATACAGCTGAAACAAATCATATACCTTACCAATATTTTGTGTCACAAGGTGGAACTGATGCAGGGCGTGTGCACACAGCAAATGACGGTGTACCTAGTGCGGTAATTGGTGTTTGCTCACGCTATATTCATACGTCTGCGTCAATTATTCATATTGATGATTATGCAGCAGCAAAAGCCTTAATTGTAGAACTAGTGAAAAAAGCAGATCGTTCGACATTAGCGACGATTCACGCTAATGTGTAA
- a CDS encoding DUF84 family protein: MNIAIGTTNKAKTEAVEVIVRKYFDEPNFTYVKATSQVSEQPMTHEETLKGAINRSKNAMNETGAQLSFGLEGGVTEMDGVMYVCNWGALTVSNGTTFTAAGAQIILPEEIAQEIRAGKELGPVMEQYTQLRDIRQGAGAVGIFTQGLVSRQMMFEHIVSLLVGQYLFTLAHE; the protein is encoded by the coding sequence ATGAACATAGCTATTGGGACAACAAACAAAGCAAAAACAGAGGCAGTTGAAGTTATAGTTAGAAAATATTTTGACGAACCAAATTTTACCTATGTCAAAGCTACTTCACAAGTATCTGAACAACCGATGACTCATGAGGAAACACTAAAGGGAGCAATAAACCGTTCAAAAAATGCAATGAATGAGACGGGTGCGCAATTATCGTTTGGTTTAGAAGGCGGAGTGACTGAAATGGATGGTGTTATGTACGTTTGTAATTGGGGAGCACTTACAGTATCAAATGGCACAACCTTTACAGCTGCGGGTGCACAAATTATATTACCAGAAGAAATTGCCCAGGAAATAAGAGCCGGGAAGGAACTTGGGCCTGTAATGGAGCAATATACACAACTTCGAGATATTCGACAAGGTGCGGGAGCTGTAGGTATTTTTACGCAAGGGTTAGTAAGTCGTCAGATGATGTTTGAGCATATTGTCTCGCTTCTTGTTGGTCAATATTTATTTACATTAGCACATGAGTAG
- a CDS encoding DUF1444 domain-containing protein, protein MKQIKSEQLVSLLKQQLNEEKFDFEFDKKHDKLRLNHKKIGKGMELSLPGILAKYNDKQGAAIDEVIYTIEQTFNAMEQEMEQGFQAISQIYPVIRATSYPQASKEGHVFVTTEHTAETRIFYALDLGKTYRFIDESMLETLQLTVEQIREMARFSVKQLPTVYKKDEVAGNIFYFVNANDGYDASRILNESFLKDMQTKIEGDMTLSVPHQDVLIVGDIRNETGYDVLAQMTMHFFAVGIVPITSLSFIYEDGELEPIFILAKNRVKKEQEKQ, encoded by the coding sequence GTGAAACAAATTAAATCAGAACAACTTGTATCCCTATTAAAACAACAATTAAATGAGGAAAAGTTTGATTTTGAATTTGACAAAAAGCACGATAAATTACGTCTAAACCATAAAAAAATTGGAAAAGGGATGGAGCTTTCTCTGCCAGGCATTTTAGCCAAATATAATGACAAGCAAGGGGCTGCAATCGATGAAGTCATTTATACAATCGAGCAAACCTTTAATGCAATGGAGCAAGAGATGGAACAAGGATTCCAAGCTATTTCGCAAATTTATCCAGTTATTCGCGCAACATCCTACCCCCAAGCCTCAAAGGAGGGGCATGTATTCGTCACTACTGAACATACCGCTGAAACACGTATTTTTTATGCGCTTGATTTAGGAAAAACCTATCGTTTTATTGATGAATCTATGTTAGAGACACTACAATTAACTGTAGAGCAAATTCGTGAAATGGCTCGATTTTCAGTTAAGCAACTACCAACTGTATATAAGAAAGATGAAGTTGCGGGGAATATTTTCTATTTTGTCAATGCTAATGATGGTTACGATGCAAGTCGCATTTTAAATGAAAGCTTTTTGAAAGACATGCAGACGAAAATTGAAGGCGATATGACATTATCTGTGCCACATCAGGATGTATTAATAGTAGGTGATATTCGTAATGAAACAGGGTATGATGTATTAGCGCAGATGACGATGCATTTCTTCGCTGTTGGTATCGTGCCGATTACGTCATTATCTTTTATTTATGAAGATGGGGAGCTAGAACCGATCTTTATATTAGCAAAAAACAGAGTTAAAAAGGAGCAAGAGAAACAATGA
- a CDS encoding DNA translocase FtsK: MNWFKKQMSKFINKDDNEYEYEEFYEDYEEERSEQLHSFKEAPVSKQKTFRFPLIEDEEFSAAPSTTPSKEAFNQMEDARYGQIEDLSLPKHLNNHIVDSSVYDIEVSGIRELLANRTKRTGRTTVKRSQPEQENRSKASLVFRDAQNEPPTTPTETNYSTEQTVEDSLPANRKRFVPSDVPSPVYGFAKASPIEQLLEKRKEEHDKKESEIPTASMSLKEATTNGAIENILEEKEPISTVQKDEPEQLDMPEIPEIIEAPEPITFDEKLADETSHPSDVTNTELLVPQTTSFAVEFEDQVKAAVQHELGVEQLSADQSEIHVKEVVVEQVQIENSTIHIGEVTVVQPSTNEDDEQEQSVEDVTKQEKSGIPFNVLMLKTDKEKWRVQQQFKNIKPTPALVEEAEEEQEPSSELINLEVEHQIAPTNKEEIQHFIPLENGELELDDKTAPQSTKENEVSIQNSAPINAATESVSVITMSPVATMSSVSTLEKTVIDIESYDEISATTEMKAESTTENELTTENVVIPEEDSIDAGEYQEPPSLSAETLTENQVMENPQKPVHVYQKPDDEFLELPEEKTQDTVWMEQQGDTLVEALSYFQVSAQIESIMQGPAVTQFEITVSHGTKVSKIRNLADDLKLALAAKDIRIQAPIPGKSSIGIEIPNRVSRAVRLSEVTNSASFLESDSPLEAALGLDLTGKPVTIDLRKMPHGLIAGATGSGKSVCINSILVSLLYKAAPHELKLMLIDPKMVELAPFNHIPHLVSPVITDVKAATAALKWAVEEMERRYQLFAHAGARDITRYNAIADKNNEHSLKLPYMLIVIDELADLMMMSPADVEEAICRIAQKARACGIHLIVATQRPSVDVITGLIKSNIPTRVAFAVSSQIDSRTILDGQGAERLLGRGDMLYLGNGMSAPVRLQGTFVTDDEIEAIIEHVREQGEPDYIFDQEELLKKTEVSAEQDDLFEDVCRFVYEQGGASTSLIQRKYHIGYNRAARLIDMLESHGFVSEARGSKPRESYITEEDLIAMFE, translated from the coding sequence GTGAATTGGTTTAAAAAACAAATGAGTAAATTTATAAATAAAGATGACAATGAATACGAATATGAAGAATTTTATGAAGACTATGAAGAAGAACGTTCTGAGCAGCTTCATTCATTTAAAGAAGCGCCTGTATCAAAGCAAAAAACTTTTCGTTTTCCATTAATCGAGGATGAAGAGTTTTCAGCTGCACCATCAACAACACCATCAAAGGAAGCATTCAATCAAATGGAGGATGCTCGTTACGGACAAATTGAAGATTTATCGCTGCCGAAGCATTTAAATAATCATATTGTGGATTCGAGTGTTTATGATATTGAGGTTTCAGGCATTCGAGAACTACTAGCAAATCGTACGAAACGAACTGGTAGAACGACGGTTAAACGCAGTCAGCCTGAACAGGAGAATCGTTCAAAAGCAAGTCTAGTTTTTCGAGATGCACAAAATGAGCCACCGACGACTCCTACAGAAACTAATTATTCAACAGAACAAACAGTTGAAGATAGTTTGCCTGCTAATCGCAAGCGTTTTGTACCAAGTGATGTTCCGTCACCAGTCTATGGTTTTGCTAAGGCGAGCCCAATTGAGCAATTATTAGAGAAACGGAAGGAAGAGCACGACAAGAAAGAGTCAGAAATACCTACAGCGTCTATGTCTTTAAAAGAAGCGACAACAAATGGAGCTATTGAAAATATACTAGAAGAAAAAGAGCCTATTAGCACAGTTCAGAAAGATGAACCTGAACAACTTGATATGCCTGAAATCCCTGAAATAATTGAAGCACCGGAACCGATTACTTTTGATGAAAAATTAGCTGACGAAACGAGCCATCCTAGTGATGTAACGAATACAGAATTACTTGTACCGCAAACAACCTCTTTTGCCGTAGAATTTGAAGACCAAGTGAAAGCGGCCGTTCAGCATGAGCTAGGTGTTGAACAACTTTCAGCTGATCAATCAGAAATTCATGTAAAAGAAGTAGTTGTTGAACAGGTACAAATAGAGAATTCTACCATCCATATTGGTGAAGTTACAGTAGTTCAGCCGTCGACGAACGAAGATGATGAACAAGAACAATCTGTAGAAGACGTGACAAAGCAAGAAAAAAGCGGTATTCCTTTTAATGTATTAATGTTAAAAACAGATAAAGAGAAATGGAGAGTCCAACAGCAATTTAAAAATATAAAGCCAACTCCAGCACTTGTTGAAGAAGCCGAAGAGGAGCAAGAGCCTTCTTCTGAGCTTATTAACTTGGAGGTAGAACATCAAATAGCACCAACCAATAAAGAAGAAATTCAACATTTTATACCTTTAGAGAATGGTGAGTTAGAGTTAGACGATAAAACAGCACCGCAATCGACGAAAGAAAACGAGGTTTCTATTCAAAATTCTGCACCAATCAATGCTGCAACAGAGAGTGTATCAGTCATTACAATGTCACCAGTTGCAACAATGTCTAGCGTTTCGACATTAGAAAAAACAGTAATAGATATTGAGAGCTATGACGAAATTTCAGCAACTACCGAAATGAAAGCAGAATCAACTACTGAAAATGAGCTTACTACAGAAAATGTAGTCATTCCAGAGGAGGATTCTATTGACGCAGGAGAATATCAAGAGCCACCTTCCTTATCAGCTGAAACACTAACGGAAAATCAAGTGATGGAAAATCCTCAAAAGCCCGTTCATGTGTATCAAAAGCCAGATGATGAGTTTTTAGAGCTGCCTGAGGAAAAAACACAAGATACTGTGTGGATGGAGCAACAGGGAGATACGTTGGTTGAAGCTTTATCCTATTTCCAGGTCTCAGCTCAAATAGAATCCATTATGCAAGGACCTGCCGTGACACAATTTGAAATAACAGTAAGTCATGGTACGAAGGTTAGTAAAATCCGCAATCTAGCAGATGATTTGAAGCTTGCATTGGCAGCGAAAGATATCCGCATCCAAGCTCCGATTCCTGGGAAGAGCTCAATTGGCATTGAGATACCGAATCGTGTATCTCGCGCTGTTCGATTATCGGAAGTGACAAATAGTGCTTCTTTCCTCGAGTCAGATTCACCGTTGGAAGCAGCATTGGGTCTGGATTTAACAGGGAAGCCTGTAACCATTGATTTACGAAAAATGCCACATGGCTTAATTGCCGGAGCTACAGGTTCCGGTAAATCAGTTTGTATCAATTCAATTTTGGTTAGTTTATTATATAAAGCTGCACCGCATGAATTAAAGCTGATGCTTATTGATCCTAAAATGGTAGAATTAGCACCGTTTAATCATATTCCGCATTTAGTTAGCCCAGTCATCACTGATGTTAAGGCTGCTACAGCTGCACTGAAATGGGCAGTGGAGGAAATGGAGCGTCGTTATCAACTATTTGCTCATGCTGGTGCACGTGATATTACACGTTATAATGCAATTGCGGATAAAAATAATGAACATAGCTTAAAATTACCGTATATGCTAATTGTCATTGATGAATTGGCAGATTTAATGATGATGTCTCCGGCAGATGTAGAGGAAGCGATTTGTCGTATTGCTCAAAAGGCACGTGCTTGTGGTATCCATTTAATTGTTGCGACTCAAAGACCGTCTGTTGACGTTATAACAGGGCTTATTAAATCAAATATTCCTACACGTGTTGCCTTTGCGGTATCTTCACAAATCGATTCGCGTACTATTTTAGATGGGCAAGGAGCAGAAAGATTACTTGGACGAGGCGATATGTTATATTTAGGTAATGGTATGTCTGCTCCTGTGCGTTTGCAGGGAACATTTGTGACAGATGATGAAATTGAAGCGATTATTGAGCATGTTCGTGAGCAAGGAGAGCCTGATTATATATTCGACCAAGAGGAACTTTTAAAGAAAACGGAGGTTTCTGCTGAGCAGGATGATCTGTTTGAGGATGTATGCCGATTTGTGTATGAACAGGGAGGAGCATCTACTTCCTTGATTCAGCGAAAATACCATATTGGCTATAATCGTGCTGCTCGTTTAATCGATATGTTAGAATCTCATGGCTTTGTGTCGGAGGCAAGAGGCAGTAAACCACGAGAAAGTTACATTACCGAAGAAGATTTAATTGCTATGTTTGAATAA